A DNA window from Caretta caretta isolate rCarCar2 chromosome 7, rCarCar1.hap1, whole genome shotgun sequence contains the following coding sequences:
- the GPR137 gene encoding integral membrane protein GPR137 isoform X2, producing MEQAASNLTVIVPAQRLTPAFPPAVKLGLTALYTALYALLFLSVYAQLWLVLLYRHKKLSYQTVFLFLCLLWATLRTTLFSFYFKNTLKANQLGPFLYWLLYCCPVCLQFFTLTLMNLYFAQVVFKAKAKYHPNMTKGLLAVRGACLGASLLFLAVNVACAFVVRMGRAEPWAVVLTRVLINDSLFVLGAITLALCLCLVARGSPSTSLYLQAKGTTVCQTAAMGGTMVLLHASRACYNLVALALSSHTRLDSFDYDWYNVSDQADLITDLGDQGYLVFGLILFVWELLPTALLVGFFRVHRPPQDLGQDDKGPTVSWWIQRSQQSANHIINGQLGGSRSYFFDHPGQYENEGPPRRKGSSLAGRLGSGSWYGAIGRTGRDPDWLGGQPPTTPLLFSQVTVQASHHHSLYSTPQT from the exons ATGGAGCAAGCTGCCAGCAATCTGACGGTGATTGTGCCAGCCCAGCGCCTGACACCAGCTTTCCCCCCGGCCGTCAAGCTGGGGCTCACGGCGCTGTACACAGCGCTGTACGCCCTGCTCTTCCTCTCAGTCTATGCCCAGCTGTGGCTGGTGCTGCTCTACCGGCACAAGAAGCTCAGCTATCAGACcgtcttcctcttcctctgcctgcTCTGGGCCACCCTCCGCACCACGCTCTTCTCCTTCTACTTCAAGAACACTCTCAAGGCCAACCAGCTGGGCCCCTTCCTCTACTGGCTGCTGTACTGCTGCCCTGTCTGCCTCCAGTTCTTCACCTTGACGCTCATGAACCTCTACTTTGCCCAG GTGGTGTTCAAGGCTAAAGCTAAGTACCACCCGAACATGACCAAAGGGCT GCTGGCTGTGCGGGGGGCCTGCCTGGGTGCTAGCCTGCTGTTCCTGGCAGTGAATGTGGCCTGTGCTTTTGTGGTGCGGATGGGGCGGGCCGAACCCTGGGCCGTGGTGCTGACCCGTGTCCTCATCAACGACTCACTTTTCGTGCTGGGTGCGATCACCCTGGCTCTCTGCCTCTGCCTCGTGGCTCGCGGCTCACCAAGCACCAGCCTCTACCTGCAGGCCAAG ggcacCACAGTGTGCCAGACAGCAGCCATGGGTGGCACCATGGTGCTGCTGCACGCCAGCCGTGCCTGCTACAACCTGGTGGCTCTGGCGTTGAGTTCCCACACCCGGCTGGACTCCTTCGACTACGACTGGTACAATGTTTCAGACCAG GCGGATCTGATTACTGACCTGGGGGACCAAGGATACCTGGTCTTTGGCCTCATCCTCTTTGTGTGGGAGCTGCTGCCAACTGCCCTGCTGGTGGGCTTCTTCCGGGTGCACCGCCCTCCCCAGGACCTG GGTCAGGATGACAAAGGCCCAACGGTGTCATGGTGGATCCAGAGGTCCCA gCAGAGCGCCAATCACATCATCAATGGGCAGCTCGGGGGCTCCCGGTCCTACTTCTTCGACCACCCCGGGCAGTATGAGAATGAGGGGCCCCCCCGCAGGAAGGGAAGCAG CCTGGCAGGCCGACTGGGCAGCGGCAGCTGGTATGGAGCCATTGGCCGGACAGGGAGGGATCCGGACTGGCTGGGGGGgcagccccccacaacccccctgcTCTTCTCCCAGGTCACTGTGCAGGCCAGCCATCACCACAGCCTCTACTCCACCCCGCAAACATag
- the GPR137 gene encoding integral membrane protein GPR137 isoform X1: MEQAASNLTVIVPAQRLTPAFPPAVKLGLTALYTALYALLFLSVYAQLWLVLLYRHKKLSYQTVFLFLCLLWATLRTTLFSFYFKNTLKANQLGPFLYWLLYCCPVCLQFFTLTLMNLYFAQVVFKAKAKYHPNMTKGLLAVRGACLGASLLFLAVNVACAFVVRMGRAEPWAVVLTRVLINDSLFVLGAITLALCLCLVARGSPSTSLYLQAKGTTVCQTAAMGGTMVLLHASRACYNLVALALSSHTRLDSFDYDWYNVSDQADLITDLGDQGYLVFGLILFVWELLPTALLVGFFRVHRPPQDLSANHIINGQLGGSRSYFFDHPGQYENEGPPRRKGSSLAGRLGSGSWYGAIGRTGRDPDWLGGQPPTTPLLFSQVTVQASHHHSLYSTPQT; the protein is encoded by the exons ATGGAGCAAGCTGCCAGCAATCTGACGGTGATTGTGCCAGCCCAGCGCCTGACACCAGCTTTCCCCCCGGCCGTCAAGCTGGGGCTCACGGCGCTGTACACAGCGCTGTACGCCCTGCTCTTCCTCTCAGTCTATGCCCAGCTGTGGCTGGTGCTGCTCTACCGGCACAAGAAGCTCAGCTATCAGACcgtcttcctcttcctctgcctgcTCTGGGCCACCCTCCGCACCACGCTCTTCTCCTTCTACTTCAAGAACACTCTCAAGGCCAACCAGCTGGGCCCCTTCCTCTACTGGCTGCTGTACTGCTGCCCTGTCTGCCTCCAGTTCTTCACCTTGACGCTCATGAACCTCTACTTTGCCCAG GTGGTGTTCAAGGCTAAAGCTAAGTACCACCCGAACATGACCAAAGGGCT GCTGGCTGTGCGGGGGGCCTGCCTGGGTGCTAGCCTGCTGTTCCTGGCAGTGAATGTGGCCTGTGCTTTTGTGGTGCGGATGGGGCGGGCCGAACCCTGGGCCGTGGTGCTGACCCGTGTCCTCATCAACGACTCACTTTTCGTGCTGGGTGCGATCACCCTGGCTCTCTGCCTCTGCCTCGTGGCTCGCGGCTCACCAAGCACCAGCCTCTACCTGCAGGCCAAG ggcacCACAGTGTGCCAGACAGCAGCCATGGGTGGCACCATGGTGCTGCTGCACGCCAGCCGTGCCTGCTACAACCTGGTGGCTCTGGCGTTGAGTTCCCACACCCGGCTGGACTCCTTCGACTACGACTGGTACAATGTTTCAGACCAG GCGGATCTGATTACTGACCTGGGGGACCAAGGATACCTGGTCTTTGGCCTCATCCTCTTTGTGTGGGAGCTGCTGCCAACTGCCCTGCTGGTGGGCTTCTTCCGGGTGCACCGCCCTCCCCAGGACCTG AGCGCCAATCACATCATCAATGGGCAGCTCGGGGGCTCCCGGTCCTACTTCTTCGACCACCCCGGGCAGTATGAGAATGAGGGGCCCCCCCGCAGGAAGGGAAGCAG CCTGGCAGGCCGACTGGGCAGCGGCAGCTGGTATGGAGCCATTGGCCGGACAGGGAGGGATCCGGACTGGCTGGGGGGgcagccccccacaacccccctgcTCTTCTCCCAGGTCACTGTGCAGGCCAGCCATCACCACAGCCTCTACTCCACCCCGCAAACATag
- the BAD gene encoding bcl2-associated agonist of cell death: MFRIQEFPDEVFPGRGKESAAPPESQQAHTPGSKQPGTPTAELRNRIGSDPPSLEPEVQDEPGGAFRARSRSAPPILWAAMRYGRELRRMSDEFDVALQVLPRPKSAGTTSQMHQGNSWKETLQAWLGHRPARDAPPRSSK; this comes from the exons ATGTTTCGCATCCAGGAGTTCCCGGACGAGGTGTTCCCGGGGCGAGGGAAGGAGTCGGCTGCTCCCCCGGAGTCGCAGCAGGCACACACGCCCGGCTCCAAGCAGCCAGGCACCCCCACAGCTG agcTGCGAAACCGGATAGGGTCAGACCCCCCATCTCTGGAGCCAGAAGTGCAGGATGAGCCAGGTGGGGCATTCCGGGCACGCTCACGCTCAGCCCCCCCCATCCTCTGGGCTGCCATGCGTTATGGGCGGGAGCTGCGCAGGATGAGTGATGAGTTTGACGTGGCGCTACAG GTGCTTCCACGCCCCAAGAGTGCAGGCACGACATCCCAGATGCACCAGGGGAACAGCTGGAAAGAGACCCTCCAGGCCTGGTTGGGGCACAGACCTGCCCGTGATGCCCCCCCTAGGAGCTCCAAGTGa
- the LOC125640630 gene encoding glyoxal reductase-like isoform X2, protein MPLLGMGTFRLQGAELVSQCVDAALAHGYRSFDTAAVYGNEAAIGQALGALLPHHSLARSDIFLTTKLGPRDQGKVEAEAACLRSLEQLACGYLDLYLIHWPGTQGKPQGDKGNRERRWESWRVLEQMYHAGHLRAIGVSNYTLGHLQELLAHCRVPPAVLQVECHPELPQRELWDFCQQHGIHLQAYASLGCGQLLGRAEVGRVAERQGRTPAQVLLRWALHQGVGVIPKSVNPTRLAENAQLWGWDLSPEDMAELGAMDCSRHYCWDPSGVT, encoded by the coding sequence ATGCCCCTGCTTGGCATGGGCACTTTCCGCCTGCAAGGGGCTGAGCTCGTGTCCCAGTGTGTGGACGCTGCCCTAGCCCATGGCTACCGCTCCTTTGACACAGCTGCTGTCTATGGCAATGAGGCAGCGATTGGGCAAGCACTGGGTGCCCTGCTGCCCCATCATAGCCTAGCACGCTCTGACATCTTCCTCACCACCAAGCTGGGTCCACGGGACCAGGGCAAGGTCGAAGCCGAGGCTGCCTGCCTGCGCAGTCTGGAGCAGCTGGCCTGTGGCTACCTGGATCTCTATCTCATCCACTGGCCAGGCACACAGGGCAAGCCCCAAGGGGACAAGGGCAACCGGGAGCGGCGCTGGGAGAGCTGGCGGGTGCTGGAGCAGATGTACCACGCTGGGCACCTGCGGGCGATAGGCGTTTCCAACTACACcctgggacacctgcaggagctGCTGGCCCACTGTCGGGTGCCGCCAGCTGTGCTGCAGGTGGAGTGCCACCCAGAGCTGCCCCAGCGGGagctgtgggacttctgccaGCAGCATGGCATCCATCTCCAGGCCTATGCCTCACTGGGCTGTGGGCAGCTGTTGGGGCGGGCAGAGGTAGGGCGGGTGGCGGAGCGCCAGGGACGTACCCCTGCCCAGGTTCTTCTACGCTGGGCCCTGCACCAGGGTGTGGGGGTGATCCCCAAGTCTGTCAACCCCACCCGCCTGGCTGAGAATGCCCAACTTTGGGGCTGGGACCTCAGCCCGGAGGacatggctgagctgggggcgatGGACTGCAGCAGGCACTACTGCTGGGACCCCAGTGGAGTGACATAA
- the LOC125640630 gene encoding glyoxal reductase-like isoform X1, with translation MEEAGASLGPTEQTVQLNSGTRMPLLGMGTFRLQGAELVSQCVDAALAHGYRSFDTAAVYGNEAAIGQALGALLPHHSLARSDIFLTTKLGPRDQGKVEAEAACLRSLEQLACGYLDLYLIHWPGTQGKPQGDKGNRERRWESWRVLEQMYHAGHLRAIGVSNYTLGHLQELLAHCRVPPAVLQVECHPELPQRELWDFCQQHGIHLQAYASLGCGQLLGRAEVGRVAERQGRTPAQVLLRWALHQGVGVIPKSVNPTRLAENAQLWGWDLSPEDMAELGAMDCSRHYCWDPSGVT, from the exons ATGGAGGAGGCGGGGGCGTCGCTCgg GCCCACGGAGCAGACTGTGCAACTGAACAGTGGAACCCGAATGCCCCTGCTTGGCATGGGCACTTTCCGCCTGCAAGGGGCTGAGCTCGTGTCCCAGTGTGTGGACGCTGCCCTAGCCCATGGCTACCGCTCCTTTGACACAGCTGCTGTCTATGGCAATGAGGCAGCGATTGGGCAAGCACTGGGTGCCCTGCTGCCCCATCATAGCCTAGCACGCTCTGACATCTTCCTCACCACCAAGCTGGGTCCACGGGACCAGGGCAAGGTCGAAGCCGAGGCTGCCTGCCTGCGCAGTCTGGAGCAGCTGGCCTGTGGCTACCTGGATCTCTATCTCATCCACTGGCCAGGCACACAGGGCAAGCCCCAAGGGGACAAGGGCAACCGGGAGCGGCGCTGGGAGAGCTGGCGGGTGCTGGAGCAGATGTACCACGCTGGGCACCTGCGGGCGATAGGCGTTTCCAACTACACcctgggacacctgcaggagctGCTGGCCCACTGTCGGGTGCCGCCAGCTGTGCTGCAGGTGGAGTGCCACCCAGAGCTGCCCCAGCGGGagctgtgggacttctgccaGCAGCATGGCATCCATCTCCAGGCCTATGCCTCACTGGGCTGTGGGCAGCTGTTGGGGCGGGCAGAGGTAGGGCGGGTGGCGGAGCGCCAGGGACGTACCCCTGCCCAGGTTCTTCTACGCTGGGCCCTGCACCAGGGTGTGGGGGTGATCCCCAAGTCTGTCAACCCCACCCGCCTGGCTGAGAATGCCCAACTTTGGGGCTGGGACCTCAGCCCGGAGGacatggctgagctgggggcgatGGACTGCAGCAGGCACTACTGCTGGGACCCCAGTGGAGTGACATAA